Proteins encoded in a region of the Paramagnetospirillum magneticum AMB-1 genome:
- a CDS encoding pyridoxal-phosphate dependent enzyme: MPYDADLLCQIGNTPLIELTNLDTAPCRLFVKLESRNPSGSIKDRAALSMVRAAERDGLLRPGGHLVEATAGNTGLALALLAAHRGYRLTLVIPDKAGLDKVSHLRAMGAEVVLARSDVPRRHPEHYQNVASRLAGETGAHFIDQFNNPANPAAHEDGTGPELWEQMGGRVDAVVAGAGSGGTLTGLSRFFARRSPATEMVLADPRGSVLADYVRTGRVGEAGSWLVEGIGGDSIPMVSDFSRVTRAYSVSDRESFATARLVLRIEGLLVGSSSGTLLAAALRYCREQTAPKRVATLVCDAGNRHLSRLHDESWLADQGLLQRDEHGDLRDLISRRHDEGAAITVRPDDTLSTAYNRMRVNDVSQVPVVVGDRCIGLLDESDVLIALAEGKFGFDLPVRDAMTRKIETVTPQTPPERLLPLFDRGWVAIVVDGERFLGLVTRMDLLNHLRRKLAA; the protein is encoded by the coding sequence ATGCCTTACGACGCCGACCTGCTGTGCCAGATCGGAAATACCCCGCTGATCGAGCTTACCAACCTCGACACGGCGCCCTGCCGCCTGTTCGTCAAGCTGGAGAGCCGCAATCCTTCCGGCTCCATCAAGGACCGCGCCGCCCTGTCCATGGTGCGCGCCGCTGAGCGGGACGGGCTGTTGAGGCCCGGCGGCCATCTGGTGGAGGCCACCGCCGGCAATACCGGGCTGGCCCTGGCCCTGCTGGCCGCCCATCGCGGCTATCGCCTGACTCTGGTCATTCCCGACAAGGCGGGACTCGACAAGGTCTCCCATCTGCGCGCCATGGGGGCCGAGGTGGTGCTGGCCCGTTCCGACGTGCCCCGGCGTCATCCCGAGCATTACCAGAACGTGGCCTCCCGCCTGGCCGGCGAGACCGGCGCCCATTTCATCGACCAGTTCAACAATCCGGCCAATCCGGCGGCGCACGAGGACGGCACCGGCCCGGAATTGTGGGAGCAGATGGGTGGCCGGGTGGACGCCGTGGTGGCGGGGGCGGGTTCGGGCGGCACCCTCACCGGGCTGTCCCGCTTCTTCGCCCGCCGGTCGCCCGCGACCGAGATGGTGCTGGCCGACCCGCGCGGCTCGGTGCTGGCCGATTACGTCCGCACCGGCCGGGTGGGAGAGGCCGGGTCGTGGCTGGTGGAAGGCATTGGCGGCGACAGCATCCCCATGGTCAGCGACTTTTCCCGCGTCACTCGCGCCTATTCGGTCTCGGACCGGGAAAGCTTCGCCACGGCGCGGCTGGTGCTGAGGATCGAGGGGCTGCTGGTCGGCTCGTCGTCGGGCACCCTGCTGGCCGCAGCGCTTCGCTATTGCCGCGAGCAGACCGCGCCCAAGCGGGTAGCGACCCTGGTCTGCGACGCGGGCAACCGCCACCTGTCGCGCCTGCACGACGAATCCTGGCTGGCCGACCAGGGGTTGCTGCAGCGAGACGAGCATGGCGATCTGCGCGATCTCATCTCGCGGCGCCATGACGAAGGGGCGGCGATCACCGTGCGCCCCGACGACACCCTGTCCACCGCCTACAACCGCATGCGGGTCAACGACGTGTCGCAGGTGCCGGTGGTGGTGGGGGATCGCTGCATCGGGCTGCTGGACGAATCCGACGTTTTGATCGCCCTGGCCGAGGGCAAGTTCGGCTTCGACCTGCCGGTGAGGGACGCCATGACCCGCAAGATCGAGACCGTGACGCCCCAAACGCCGCCGGAACGGCTGCTGCCGTTGTTCGATCGCGGCTGGGTGGCCATCGTGGTGGACGGCGAGCGATTCCTGGGGCTGGTGACCCGCATGGATCTGCTCAATCACCTGCGGCGCAAACTGGCGGCTTGA
- a CDS encoding RrF2 family transcriptional regulator — MLSSKAKYGLKAMVHLARHEGLGPCLIADVAEAEHIPKKFLDAILLEMKNQGLLSSKKGKGGGYVLARPAERIMVGDIVRILDGPLAPIPCVSRTAYRPCEDCLDEAACTVRAVMQDVRDAIAAILDNTSLADMRVSKARAETVLMYDI, encoded by the coding sequence ATGCTCTCAAGCAAGGCGAAATACGGCCTGAAGGCCATGGTTCACTTGGCCCGCCACGAGGGGTTGGGGCCATGTCTGATCGCCGATGTGGCCGAGGCCGAGCACATCCCCAAGAAGTTTCTCGACGCCATTCTTCTCGAGATGAAGAACCAGGGGCTGCTGTCGTCCAAGAAGGGAAAGGGCGGCGGCTACGTGCTGGCCCGCCCGGCCGAGCGGATCATGGTGGGCGATATCGTCCGCATCCTGGACGGCCCTCTGGCCCCCATTCCGTGCGTGTCGCGCACCGCCTATCGCCCGTGCGAGGATTGCCTGGACGAGGCGGCCTGCACGGTCCGCGCCGTCATGCAGGATGTGCGCGACGCCATCGCCGCCATTCTCGACAACACCTCGCTGGCCGACATGCGGGTCAGCAAGGCGCGCGCCGAAACGGTGCTGATGTACGACATCTGA